In Clostridium sp. JN-1, one genomic interval encodes:
- a CDS encoding YihY/virulence factor BrkB family protein — MPIQSSDVLKILNVILPSNILKLINDTVIYTVDTRNNKILFPSLIFMIWTACSGFHAVIKGLNMAYGLRERRSKLKLYAISILCTLGFIMIILITSMFLIFGQIIGEFLAYKFKLSSEFNVVWNVVRYIVIFLSISLIFATVYKYTPSIKLKWREVLSGTFTATFSLIIVSICFAFYVNNFSNYSLIYGSIGAVIALLTWLFILSNIIIIGGEVNAIVYRKR; from the coding sequence ATGCCAATTCAAAGCAGCGATGTACTTAAGATATTAAATGTAATATTACCTTCCAATATATTAAAACTTATAAATGATACTGTAATATATACAGTGGATACCAGAAATAATAAAATATTGTTTCCAAGCTTGATTTTTATGATATGGACTGCTTGCAGTGGGTTTCACGCTGTTATAAAAGGACTTAATATGGCATATGGATTGAGGGAAAGAAGAAGTAAATTGAAACTTTATGCTATATCAATTTTATGTACATTAGGATTTATAATGATTATATTGATAACCAGTATGTTTTTAATTTTTGGACAGATAATTGGTGAATTTCTAGCATATAAATTTAAACTTTCCAGTGAATTTAATGTTGTCTGGAATGTTGTAAGATATATAGTAATATTTTTATCTATAAGCCTTATCTTTGCTACAGTTTATAAATATACTCCCAGCATTAAACTTAAATGGAGAGAAGTATTGAGCGGAACTTTTACAGCTACCTTTAGTCTTATAATTGTATCAATTTGTTTTGCATTTTATGTAAATAATTTTTCAAATTATTCATTGATTTATGGAAGTATAGGTGCAGTAATAGCTCTTCTTACCTGGCTCTTTATTCTTTCAAATATAATAATAATAGGTGGAGAAGTTAATGCAATAGTATACAGAAAGAGATAA
- a CDS encoding MBL fold metallo-hydrolase, whose product MKVNILIENTKGYSKDLICERGLSIYIEANDKRILFDTGRTGNFIKNANKMGINLQQIDAVILSHGHGDHGGGLLSFLQINDKAKVYCKRGVERDFYFRTMLFSKSVRINKMVFNKYLYRINYIDKFIEIMDNVYIITDIEKRYKIPKGNKYLFVRDGNKIIRDKFDHELIMVIKEKNELTIFTGCSHNGTANMIETVRKRFPNLKIKAIIGGFHLVRIPLIKFLNPSQEEIDVLIKKILDENIEKVYTGHCTGEKAFKKLESVLGNKISHIRTGMELNI is encoded by the coding sequence ATGAAGGTTAATATACTAATAGAAAATACAAAGGGTTATTCAAAAGACCTGATTTGTGAACGAGGCTTGTCTATATACATAGAAGCAAATGATAAACGTATACTTTTTGATACAGGCAGAACCGGGAATTTTATAAAAAATGCAAATAAGATGGGAATAAATTTGCAGCAAATTGATGCTGTAATTCTTTCACATGGCCATGGTGACCATGGAGGGGGACTTTTATCATTTTTACAAATAAATGATAAAGCAAAAGTTTATTGCAAAAGAGGAGTGGAACGGGATTTCTATTTTCGCACCATGTTATTTAGCAAAAGTGTTAGAATCAATAAAATGGTGTTTAACAAATATTTATACAGAATTAATTATATCGATAAATTTATAGAAATAATGGATAACGTATATATTATTACTGATATAGAGAAGCGATATAAAATTCCTAAAGGAAACAAATATTTATTTGTTAGAGATGGAAATAAAATAATTAGAGATAAGTTTGACCATGAATTAATTATGGTTATTAAGGAGAAAAATGAGTTAACTATTTTTACAGGCTGTTCCCATAATGGTACAGCTAATATGATTGAAACGGTAAGAAAGAGATTTCCAAACTTAAAAATTAAAGCAATAATAGGGGGTTTTCATTTAGTTAGGATTCCTTTAATAAAATTCTTAAATCCATCTCAAGAAGAAATTGATGTACTCATAAAAAAGATATTGGATGAAAATATAGAAAAAGTTTATACAGGACATTGTACCGGAGAAAAGGCATTTAAAAAATTGGAAAGTGTCTTAGGAAATAAAATTTCACATATTAGGACTGGAATGGAATTAAATATTTAA
- a CDS encoding indolepyruvate oxidoreductase subunit beta — translation MVKSILLVGVGGQGTILASKLLTAGLVEAGYDVKMSEIHGMSQRGGSVSTDVRYGDKVESPVIEMGEADIIVAFEKMEALRWLKYLKKGGKIVVNDYEIEPMPVVSGKVDYPKEIIEELNKSAVTKVIDAANQAEKLGSPKVMNVILLGTIIKLMGLEEIDWKKIIKDNVKEKFVDLNQKAVKVGMNLV, via the coding sequence ATGGTAAAAAGCATTCTTTTAGTAGGCGTAGGTGGACAAGGAACCATACTTGCTAGCAAACTTTTGACAGCAGGTCTTGTTGAGGCAGGTTATGATGTTAAAATGAGTGAAATCCATGGAATGTCTCAAAGAGGAGGATCAGTATCAACTGACGTTAGATATGGAGATAAGGTTGAATCTCCAGTTATTGAAATGGGCGAAGCTGATATAATTGTAGCTTTTGAAAAAATGGAGGCATTAAGATGGCTTAAGTATTTGAAAAAAGGTGGAAAGATTGTAGTTAACGATTATGAAATAGAACCTATGCCAGTTGTTTCCGGAAAAGTAGATTATCCTAAAGAAATTATAGAAGAACTTAACAAAAGTGCTGTAACAAAGGTTATAGATGCTGCAAATCAAGCTGAAAAACTTGGAAGTCCAAAGGTTATGAACGTAATATTGCTCGGAACCATTATTAAATTGATGGGACTTGAGGAAATAGATTGGAAAAAGATAATTAAAGATAATGTTAAAGAAAAGTTTGTTGACTTGAACCAAAAAGCAGTTAAAGTAGGAATGAACTTAGTTTAA
- a CDS encoding MATE family efflux transporter — MRKFFNYVTPAVIGMLVTSLYIIVDGMFVGKGIGSNALAAVNIAFPPNLIATALGLIVSVGGSTLAAMNLGAGKSEEAIDKFNESILFLIIVAIVLFIVGVFFSKPIAYALGAPDSLIEDVYNYMKFCFIFSVPLVLSEGLNCFLRNDGAPKLAMYAMIAGSLTNILLDYIFIFIFKWGVTGAAIATGLGEFVSMTIAIVYFLSGKGVFRFKRCKMSFKSIKDITIIGFPTFLTESTTAVVTMSFNMVILKRIGESGAAAYSIINYTLTVIAAIFVGIAQGMQPLLSFYHGAKEKDKVKYYYSLAIKSVLAAAFVNYFIFFLFGKWIVSFFTTNIDLINTAYNALKIFSLGTFFAGINIIKSTYFQSIEMCKISTAICVFRGFLATQISLIILPRIIGDNGIWLSNLGGELLVFLAVIAGGHMNHNRKLKGLSN, encoded by the coding sequence ATGAGAAAATTTTTTAACTATGTAACTCCAGCTGTAATTGGAATGTTAGTTACATCATTATACATTATTGTAGATGGAATGTTTGTTGGTAAAGGAATTGGAAGTAATGCACTGGCAGCAGTAAATATAGCATTTCCACCAAATCTCATAGCTACAGCATTAGGGCTAATAGTTTCTGTTGGTGGATCAACCTTAGCTGCGATGAACTTAGGAGCCGGTAAAAGTGAGGAGGCTATAGATAAATTTAATGAATCTATTTTATTCCTAATTATAGTGGCAATTGTACTATTTATAGTAGGTGTATTTTTTTCAAAACCTATAGCCTATGCCTTGGGAGCACCGGATTCTTTAATAGAGGATGTTTATAATTATATGAAATTTTGTTTCATATTTTCTGTACCTTTAGTTTTAAGTGAAGGATTAAACTGTTTTTTAAGAAATGATGGTGCACCAAAACTTGCAATGTATGCAATGATAGCAGGATCATTAACTAACATACTGCTGGATTATATATTCATTTTTATATTTAAATGGGGGGTTACAGGGGCTGCTATTGCTACAGGACTAGGTGAATTTGTAAGCATGACTATAGCAATTGTTTACTTTCTAAGTGGAAAAGGAGTCTTCAGGTTTAAAAGATGCAAAATGTCATTTAAATCAATTAAAGATATAACAATAATAGGATTTCCTACATTTTTAACAGAGTCTACCACAGCAGTTGTAACAATGTCCTTTAATATGGTAATTTTAAAGAGAATTGGAGAAAGTGGTGCTGCAGCCTACAGCATAATAAACTATACCTTAACAGTTATAGCTGCGATATTTGTGGGTATAGCCCAAGGGATGCAGCCGCTATTAAGCTTTTATCATGGGGCTAAGGAAAAGGATAAAGTTAAATACTATTATTCACTAGCTATAAAAAGTGTGCTTGCAGCAGCATTTGTTAATTATTTTATTTTCTTCTTATTTGGGAAATGGATAGTATCATTTTTTACTACCAATATAGATTTAATAAATACAGCATATAATGCACTTAAAATATTTAGTCTGGGAACTTTCTTTGCTGGTATTAATATAATTAAATCAACCTATTTTCAAAGTATCGAAATGTGCAAAATTTCAACTGCTATATGCGTATTTAGGGGATTTTTGGCTACGCAAATTTCTTTAATCATATTGCCAAGAATAATAGGGGACAATGGAATATGGCTTAGCAATTTAGGTGGAGAATTATTAGTGTTCTTAGCAGTAATAGCCGGTGGTCATATGAATCATAATAGGAAGCTCAAGGGGCTCTCGAATTGA
- the iorA gene encoding indolepyruvate ferredoxin oxidoreductase subunit alpha, translating into MKKLLTGNEAIARGAWEAGLRFASAYPGTPSTEILENIAAYKKDIAAEWAPNEKVALEAAIGASIAGARSLAAMKLVGLNVAADPLFTSAYTGVNGGMVVITADDPGQFSSQTEQDNRNYAKAAKVAMFEPTNSQEAKDMIKMAFEVSEKFDIPALIRTTTRVAHSKGLVEYNDRKEVEIKEYSKNPEKYLTVPANAKKRRASLEERIKKLLDFSNKTNLNYIEWNDTKIGVIASGISFSYAKEVFGDSASYLKLGFTNPLPDQKIKEFAEKIDKLYVIEENDPYIEERVKLLGFNCLGKELFPAFGEMTPDVIRKVVYGKTKETSSFDKSKVVPRPPSLCAGCPHRGFFYELGKRKNIMVCGDIGCYTLAYDYPYNAMDTAICMGASISAGHGAQKVFNMKKDNKMRVVSVLGDSTFFHSGMTSLLEVTYNKSNTVNVILDNRTTGMTGHQQNPGTGYTLQEEETFETDIEKVARAFGIKNVTTVNPNNLKQVNDSLDWALNLDEPSVIITKWPCALKKLSDHDKERFTDAFKSKCEINDEKCIGCRSCIKTGCPSLSFDKTAKKAKINSSSCVGCEVCLQVCPVKAIGKVER; encoded by the coding sequence ATGAAAAAATTATTAACAGGAAATGAGGCAATTGCCCGCGGGGCATGGGAAGCAGGATTAAGATTTGCTTCAGCATATCCAGGTACACCAAGTACAGAAATATTAGAAAATATTGCAGCCTATAAAAAAGACATTGCTGCAGAATGGGCACCAAATGAAAAAGTTGCTTTAGAAGCAGCTATAGGTGCTTCTATTGCCGGTGCAAGATCTTTAGCAGCAATGAAATTAGTAGGTCTTAATGTAGCAGCAGATCCTCTGTTTACTTCTGCCTATACAGGTGTTAATGGTGGTATGGTTGTAATAACTGCAGATGATCCAGGTCAATTTTCATCCCAAACAGAACAGGATAATCGTAATTATGCAAAAGCTGCTAAAGTTGCAATGTTTGAGCCAACAAACAGCCAAGAAGCAAAAGACATGATAAAAATGGCTTTTGAAGTAAGTGAAAAATTTGATATTCCTGCTTTAATAAGAACGACTACAAGAGTTGCTCATTCTAAAGGATTAGTTGAATATAATGACAGAAAAGAAGTTGAAATTAAGGAGTATTCTAAGAACCCTGAAAAGTATTTAACTGTTCCAGCTAATGCAAAAAAACGCAGAGCATCGCTAGAAGAAAGAATAAAAAAGCTCCTGGATTTTTCTAATAAAACTAACTTGAATTATATTGAATGGAATGATACTAAAATTGGAGTAATTGCTTCAGGCATTTCTTTTAGTTATGCTAAAGAAGTGTTTGGGGATTCAGCTTCATATCTAAAATTAGGATTTACTAATCCGCTTCCTGATCAAAAGATTAAAGAATTTGCTGAGAAAATAGATAAACTATATGTTATAGAGGAAAATGATCCATATATTGAAGAACGAGTTAAACTTTTAGGTTTTAACTGCCTTGGCAAAGAGCTTTTCCCTGCTTTTGGAGAAATGACTCCAGATGTTATTAGAAAAGTTGTATATGGAAAAACTAAGGAAACTAGTTCCTTTGACAAAAGTAAAGTAGTTCCAAGACCACCATCATTATGTGCAGGATGTCCTCACAGGGGATTCTTCTATGAACTTGGAAAAAGGAAAAATATAATGGTATGTGGAGATATCGGATGCTATACTTTGGCTTATGATTATCCATATAACGCTATGGATACAGCTATATGTATGGGGGCAAGTATAAGTGCTGGACATGGAGCGCAAAAGGTTTTCAACATGAAAAAAGATAATAAGATGAGAGTTGTATCTGTTTTAGGAGATTCAACATTCTTTCACAGCGGTATGACTTCACTTTTAGAAGTAACATATAATAAAAGCAACACAGTAAATGTAATATTAGATAACCGTACTACCGGTATGACGGGTCACCAGCAAAATCCAGGAACAGGTTATACACTGCAGGAAGAAGAAACATTCGAAACAGATATTGAAAAGGTTGCCAGGGCATTTGGTATTAAGAATGTCACCACAGTAAATCCAAATAATCTTAAACAGGTAAATGATTCATTAGATTGGGCACTTAACCTTGATGAACCCTCAGTAATTATTACAAAATGGCCTTGTGCACTAAAAAAGCTATCAGATCATGATAAGGAAAGATTTACTGATGCTTTTAAGAGTAAATGTGAAATTAATGATGAAAAGTGTATTGGATGTAGATCTTGTATCAAAACAGGATGTCCATCTTTATCTTTTGACAAGACAGCCAAGAAAGCTAAAATTAATTCAAGTTCATGTGTAGGCTGCGAGGTATGTCTTCAAGTTTGTCCAGTAAAAGCAATTGGAAAGGTGGAAAGATAA
- a CDS encoding MerR family transcriptional regulator, with product MEKYFSIGEISKLSNLSVQTLRHYDKLGLLKPSLVKNNGYRYYSLEQFYKLDFIIFYRKLGLSLLEIKEIISNKISIEDALGFLQNQEYEIDRQIKELKKRRNLIQKKGQHIKSMLKKPLGKVFLNEKPKKKIAKVNMANKDLEDAEISFRKVLNTLSKLNDLLTLEVIYETSYEEFNKKRGPKCNIYLDITDNDIEKNENIKICELQKGLYASILYIDYYSNYKKYVKQLFKFIEDENLKVEGSLYESYIASEFCDDKEKGFVELFIKVAK from the coding sequence ATGGAAAAGTATTTTTCGATAGGAGAGATATCTAAACTATCTAACTTGTCTGTTCAAACCTTAAGACATTATGATAAATTAGGACTTTTAAAACCAAGTTTGGTTAAGAATAATGGATACAGGTATTATTCTCTAGAACAATTTTACAAGTTAGATTTTATAATATTTTATAGAAAGTTGGGACTATCTCTTTTAGAAATAAAAGAAATTATATCAAACAAAATTAGTATAGAAGATGCACTTGGATTCTTACAAAATCAAGAATATGAAATAGATAGACAGATTAAGGAGCTCAAAAAGCGAAGGAACTTAATTCAAAAGAAAGGACAGCACATAAAATCTATGCTTAAGAAACCCTTGGGGAAAGTATTTTTAAATGAAAAACCTAAAAAGAAGATTGCTAAGGTAAATATGGCGAATAAAGATTTAGAAGATGCAGAAATAAGTTTTAGAAAAGTCTTGAATACACTTTCTAAGTTAAATGACCTTTTGACTTTGGAAGTTATATATGAAACAAGCTATGAAGAGTTTAACAAAAAAAGAGGGCCAAAATGCAATATTTATCTTGATATTACGGATAACGATATAGAAAAAAATGAAAACATTAAGATTTGTGAACTTCAAAAAGGATTATATGCATCTATCCTTTATATTGATTACTATAGTAATTACAAAAAATATGTAAAACAACTTTTTAAATTTATTGAGGATGAAAATTTAAAGGTTGAAGGATCTTTGTATGAAAGCTATATAGCTTCAGAATTTTGTGATGATAAAGAGAAAGGTTTTGTGGAATTATTTATAAAGGTTGCAAAGTAA